Part of the Woronichinia naegeliana WA131 genome, CAAAGTGGCACAAATCCCTGACGTTCCTCTGGTGTTAACCCATTCCATTTTTCCAACGGTATCCAAGCTGCATCAGGCGATTTATCCGCACCATTAGGTAACTTAAACCCCGTCGAAGAATCGAACACCTTACCCCGTTGAGCCTGTTTATTCCAATATCTCAATTGATAGTTAATTTCAGAATTGCGTTCTCCCGTTTCTCCGCCAGTGGGGGGCATAATCATTAAATCTCCTCGGCAAGTTCTCTCAAAACGTAAGTCACGATTATTTTGACACAGTTGATAAAACTGCTCATTTGATAAAGTTAAGGGATCAAGCCTAATCGTTAGAGGACTCATTCTGTTTAAGCGGGAATTATTGCTAACTGCCCTCATTATAATCTATTGATCCGCTCCGTCAATCAGTGCAAATCCCTCAAGGCGAAACTAAAGACCAAGCCTTGGCCAATATTCAAGCAAGATGCGATTATTGCCTGTCTTCAGGTTAGACGCAATTTAAACCTACCAAATTGGCCCTAAATCCAAAACAAAACTCGGTAATATATCTTCTCCCGATAAACTATTAGGATTCTCCAAAACTTCCACCGCTTGACTCTGACGATAAATCTCAACTTGTCGGTCTTGACGATTAATTAGCCAACCTAATCGAGTCCCATTTTCTAAATATTCCTGCATCTTTTCTTGCAAAACCTTTAAATTATCGCTTTTAGACCGTAACTCAATCACAAAATCAGGACAAAGCGGCACAAAACCTTGTTGCTGTTTTAACATTAAACTATTCCATTTTTCTAACGGTATCCAAGCTGCATCAGGGGATTTATCCGCACCATTGGGTAATTTAAACCCCGTCGAAGAATCAAAAGCAATACCGAGTTTATTACTGCGACTCCAGGCTTGTAGTTGATAGGCTATTTCCAGATTTCGGTTTCCCGTTTCTCCACCTGTGGGGGACATAATCACTAAATCTCCTCGGCAAGTTCTCTCAAAACGTAAGTCGCGATTATTTTGACACAGTTGATAAAACTGCTCATCCGATAAGGTCAAGGGATAAAGTTTAATCGTTAGAGGACTCATTTTGTTTAAGACGAAATTATTGCTAACTTTCTCTATTGTAATCTACTGATCGGCTCCGTCAATTGGCGTAAACCTGTGGATTGAAACAGCGATCGCTTTTGGTTTTTCACTTCTTTTGATGTTGGGCGATCGCCTGGGAAAAGCCAAGTACCACAATAATATTAGAGATCGTTAATAAAGATTCCGCGCTACCGTGAAGCCAATCCACATTGGCCAACATTTCCCCATAGTGAATCTTGGCGTAAATTCCGGCGGGAATGGTGACAGCCACAAACACCAATAAAAAATAAAAGCCAAACAGAACAAGCCGAGGAGCCTGTTTTGAGCGGGTCAGAAACCACAAAAATCCTAGATAGGGAAAGAGTGATAAAGCAAAGAGTGTATCTTTAGACAGCATAGAAGTCAGATAGGTATATTCCCAAACAGCATTTTCCCATTATCTTGTCACCAAAACTTCATCCCCCTGACACAGGAAAGTCAAACACGACTCCTATATTAGGAATTGTCAGCCCAAAACCGTTTTCCCTATTGCTCCTCATCGGGCTGACTTTTTTCCTCCTTTCCTCTGGACTTTAACTTTGGTGAAATCATTATGAGAGACTATAGCGTAAATCATTCTTCTCCTTCTAACCCTAAACCGTCGAAGAAACCGATCGCCTATCTGGGTTTGGTCTTACTGGGCATGGGCATGGGAATTGGCGGAACCTATGCTGTTAGTAATCCTCAAGGGTTTGCCCACCTGTCGAAAAGTGCGATGCTTGCCCCTCAGTCTGCGGTAGAAACTCCAGCCGCGATCGCCGGTATTCCAGCCCCTAGTAACTTTGTTGTGGATGTGGTCAAGGAAACTGGCCCCGCCGTTGTTCGTATCAACTCCGAACGGAAAGTGGAAACCGAAGCTCCAGAAATGCCCAATGACTCCTTTTTCCGAGACTTTTTTGGTTCCCAAGTGCCGAGCTTTCCCCATGGCCAAAGTCAAATTCAACGGGGAACAGGTTCAGGTTTTATCGTCAGTGATAATGGTCAAATTTTAACCAATGCCCATGTGGTGGCTGGAGCCGACGAAGTAACTGTCACCCTCAAGGATGGTCGCACGCTCAAAGGACGGGTATTGGGTAGTGATCCGACAACGGATGTCGCAGTGGTCAAAATTGAAGCTGATCATTTACCTGTTGTTAAAGTCGGGAAATCTAATCAATTACAAGTGGGCGAATGGGCCATTGCGATCGGTAATCCTTTGGGTTTAGATAATACTGTCACCACGGGAATCATTAGTGCTACAGGTCGGAGTAGCTCCCAAATTGGTGTAGGGGATAAACGAGTAGAATTTATTCAAACTGACGCGGCCATTAACCCAGGCAATTCTGGTGGCCCCCTTCTCAACGCCAACGGTGAAGTCATTGGTATGAACACAGCCATTATTCAAAATGCTCAAGGCATTGGGTTTGCCATTCCGATTCAAAAGGCCCAACAAATTTCTAAGCAAATTATTGCTAAAGGTAAAGTGGAACATCCTTTTCTAGGGATTCAGATGGTAGAAGTTACCCCAGAATTAAAGCAAAAACTCCAGGAAAGTAATGGTGTAACCCTGAAAGCGGATCAAGGCGTTGTCATTATGAAAGTACTACCTAATTCGCCTGCCAATCTAGCTGGTGTGGAATCGGGAGATGTGATCCAAGGCGTTAACGGACAAAGCATTAAATCTCCTAATCAGGTTCAGGACTTGGTTGAAAATACGGCGATCGGTTCTGAGTTGCCGCTCCAGGTTTCCCGTGATGGCAAAGATCTAACACTCAAGGTTAAGGTTGGTGTCTTGCCCAATGTAGCTCAATCAGAATAAATGAGTGGCCGGACTCAAAACCCTTGATCAACTTTTTCTAACCTCTATTGTGAACACTCCAATGGCCCCAATTGTTGGGGCTTTTTTTGTAGTTGGTACTATGCGGATTTTCCAAAA contains:
- a CDS encoding trypsin-like peptidase domain-containing protein; translated protein: MRDYSVNHSSPSNPKPSKKPIAYLGLVLLGMGMGIGGTYAVSNPQGFAHLSKSAMLAPQSAVETPAAIAGIPAPSNFVVDVVKETGPAVVRINSERKVETEAPEMPNDSFFRDFFGSQVPSFPHGQSQIQRGTGSGFIVSDNGQILTNAHVVAGADEVTVTLKDGRTLKGRVLGSDPTTDVAVVKIEADHLPVVKVGKSNQLQVGEWAIAIGNPLGLDNTVTTGIISATGRSSSQIGVGDKRVEFIQTDAAINPGNSGGPLLNANGEVIGMNTAIIQNAQGIGFAIPIQKAQQISKQIIAKGKVEHPFLGIQMVEVTPELKQKLQESNGVTLKADQGVVIMKVLPNSPANLAGVESGDVIQGVNGQSIKSPNQVQDLVENTAIGSELPLQVSRDGKDLTLKVKVGVLPNVAQSE
- a CDS encoding Uma2 family endonuclease; the protein is MRAVSNNSRLNRMSPLTIRLDPLTLSNEQFYQLCQNNRDLRFERTCRGDLMIMPPTGGETGERNSEINYQLRYWNKQAQRGKVFDSSTGFKLPNGADKSPDAAWIPLEKWNGLTPEERQGFVPLCPDFVIELRSKSDNLKLLQEKMREYLENGTRLGWLINRQDRQVEVYRQGQGVEVLKNPNSLSGEDILPSFVLDLEPIW
- a CDS encoding DUF3593 domain-containing protein; its protein translation is MLSKDTLFALSLFPYLGFLWFLTRSKQAPRLVLFGFYFLLVFVAVTIPAGIYAKIHYGEMLANVDWLHGSAESLLTISNIIVVLGFSQAIAQHQKK
- a CDS encoding Uma2 family endonuclease is translated as MSPLTIKLYPLTLSDEQFYQLCQNNRDLRFERTCRGDLVIMSPTGGETGNRNLEIAYQLQAWSRSNKLGIAFDSSTGFKLPNGADKSPDAAWIPLEKWNSLMLKQQQGFVPLCPDFVIELRSKSDNLKVLQEKMQEYLENGTRLGWLINRQDRQVEIYRQSQAVEVLENPNSLSGEDILPSFVLDLGPIW